The Cydia amplana chromosome 11, ilCydAmpl1.1, whole genome shotgun sequence genome includes a region encoding these proteins:
- the LOC134651941 gene encoding 3-phosphoinositide-dependent protein kinase 1 isoform X2, translated as MQAQPTAAANKRTANDYIFRKLIGEGCYSTVFFATDIHTGKEYAIKVCEKRQIIKEKKREYIKREKDALNMLFNVPHGFVKLYCTFQDEERLYFVLSYAKNGELLSYINKVGSFELNVAKFYAAELLMALESMHSKGIIHRDLKPENILLDENMHLQIADFGTTKILDPEEIRSTPNKTDDDQTLAENDRQRKISFVGTAQYVSPELLHNRVDTRASDLWALGCIIYQMISGLPPFRGSNEFLTFQKILKLDYEFPEGFPADAKDLVEKLLVLDYSKRIGANDTGNTYESIRNHPFFEGINWDNVWSQSPPTISPYLPGGSFEEEYPLDHLEPGLDQNQLVRLWKFDLSTSEGILTISPEERRRRLEAQERDNKWHQFVDGELILKQGLIDKRKGLFARRRMLLLTTGPRLFYVDPVNMVLKGEIPWSPKLRVEAKNFRIFLVHTPNRTYYLEDPESYALEWARVINEVRIGTYGRDTT; from the exons ATGCAGGCGCAACCGACCGCAGCGGCCAACAAGCGCACGGCCAATGACTACATCTTCCGGAAACTGATTGGCGAGGGTTGTTACAGCACCGTGTTCTTCGCTACAGATATTCACACTGGGAAAGAATATGCAA TTAAAGTTTGCGAGAAACGTCAGATTATTAAAGAAAAGAAGAGGGAGTACATAAAGAGAGAGAAAGATGCTTTGAACATGCTGTTCAATGTGCCACACGGTTTTGTCAAATTATATTGTACTTTCCAAGATGAAGAACGATTGTACTTTGTGTTGTCTTATGCCAAGAATGGTGAATTGTTGTCTTATATAAATAAGGTTGGCTCTTTCGAGCTAAATGTAGCTAAATTTTATGCCGCTGAGCTCTTAATGGCCTTAGAAAGCATGCACTCTAAAGGAATCATCCACCGAGACTTAAAACCAGAAAACATTTTATTGGACGAGAATATGCACTTACAAATTGCGGACTTCGGTACAACAAAAATTTTGGACCCAGAAGAGATTCGTTCAACACCTAACAAGACTGATGATGACCAGACGTTGGCAGAGAATGACAGACAGAGAAAGATAAGTTTTGTCGGAACCGCACAATACGTAAGCCCGGAACTGCTGCATAACCGCGTGGACACGCGCGCCTCGGACCTCTGGGCCTTGGGCTGCATTATCTACCAGATGATCTCAGGACTGCCTCCATTCCGTGGCTCCAATGAGTTCCTTACCTTCCAGAAAATACTTAAATTGGACTACGAGTTCCCCGAAGGCTTTCCCGCCGACGCAAAAGACTTAGTTGAGAAGCTTTTAGTTTTGGATTATTCCAAGAGGATTGGAGCTAACGATACGGGAAATACCTATGAAAGCATACGAAACCATCCATTCTTCGAAGGGATTAACTGGGATAATGTCTGGTCTCAGTCACCGCCAACTATATCCCCATATTTGCCAGGCGGTTCTTTCGAAGAAGAATATCCTCTGGATCACTTAGAGCCCGGCTTAGACCAAAACCAACTTGTGCGCCTGTGGAAGTTCGACTTATCTACCTCAGAAG gAATCTTAACCATCAGTCCGGAAGAAAGGCGTCGTAGACTCGAAGCCCAAGAACGCGACAATAAATGGCACCAGTTCGTCGACGGCGAGCTGATTCTAAAGCAAGGACTCATCGATAAGAGGAAGGGGTTGTTCGCGCGCCGGCGCATGCTTCTGCTGACCACCGGCCCGCGGCTCTTCTACGTGGACCCCGTCAACATGGTGCTCAAAGGAGAGATCCCTTGGTCACCGAAGTTGCGCGTGGAAGCAAAGAACTTTAGAATATTTTTAGTTCACACG CCAAACCGCACATACTACCTAGAGGACCCAGAATCATACGCCCTCGAGTGGGCGCGGGTGATCAACGAAGTCCGCATCGGCACGTACGGGCGCGACACAACTTAA
- the LOC134652463 gene encoding uncharacterized protein LOC134652463: protein MRWFTTTSLLLALAIASTTAEWSWGGDAKDKDAKPEEKPTELLEGEEAPDADKKSSDSAGTVLDDIVDELVSNRQQQGRSLGGFDDVYSDPTIKEALDSGDDAEARNLIKGRLCTLGLIQCDEEETQEKRYLSPDELIYAQPVDIKPIGKPIASIPIRGPPRAYGPAKPMPPYSSRPQKYPPKRVGYGGPPNMRPGFSEKYGQVSGSNFQFSQSNGLYGGSEGNYVTRPPTYANESPYNFENTKPHYNKVPPTQTNTKTDVVQQHVHHHYVHSDGDKEPKVIIKPVAIPVGSIGHLGAQSLSQQQTDIITAGGGDYSGFSSGGFKPMTDGFSPVNKPVYETDTIYGSQYGNSNGNKGNSFLSQSLPNQYSNTDFGAQKYGNTLGAFSSHNNEFYKKELHVGSGNNLYQQGPATFGQGNSYQENYHEAKAQGFECVCVNYDQCPSQEIIGRRDDLYLPIDPRNKGSEIAALTEEQLDNITRADASETKTETTTTEASVKKVSKRETKNENEDKIEKEAEPRQGYFGNRPQIQQCRPNQVCCRKPFRPQAANRGQCGIRHSQGINGRIKTPSYIDGDSEFGEYPWQVAILKKDPKESVYVCGGTLIDGSHIMTAAHCVKSYKGFELRVRLGEWDVNHDVEFFPYVERDVLSVHVHPTYYAGTLDNDLAIIKLEQPVDWTKYPHISPACLPDKYTDYAGQRCWTTGWGKDAFGDNGKYQNILKEVDVPILSHGVCQNQLRQTRLGYNYELNHGFLCAGGEEGKDACKGDGGGPLVCEHGGTWQLVGVVSWGIGCGQPGVPGVYVKVAHYLDWISQITGKFSPY from the exons ATGCGGTGGTTTACGACAACGAGTCTTTTACTAGCATTAGCTATAGCTAGCACGACAGCTGAATGGTCATGGGGAGGTGATGCTAAAGATAAAGATGCAAAACCTGAAGAAAAACCTACTGAGTTACTAGAAGGCGAAGAAGCTCCCGATGCTGACAAGAAAAGCTCTGACTCCGCTGGTACGGTGCTGGACGATATCGTGGACGAGCTGGTCAGCAACAGGCAGCAACAAGGCAGGAGTCTGGGCGGATTCGACGATGTTTACAGCGATCCCACTATTAAGGAAGCGTTGGACTCTGGAGATGATGCTGAAGCAAGAAATCTGATCAAAGGCCGTCTCTGCACTCTGGGACTTATTCAa TGTGATGAAGAAGAAACCCAAGAAAAGCGCTATCTGTCACCGGATGAATTAATTTATGCCCAGCCAGTTGACATCAAGCCTATTGGTAAACCGATTGCTTCCATCCCGATCCGTGGACCTCCCCGAGCATACGGACCAGCCAAACCCATGCCACCTTACTCATCGCGCCCTCAAAAGTATCCACCAAAGCGAGTCGGATATGGAGGACCACCCAACATGCGCCCTGGATTCTCTGAAAAATACGGACAGGTATCCGGTAGCAATTTCCAGTTCTCACAAAGCAATGGGTTGTACGGTGGTAGCGAAGGCAACTATGTAACGAGACCCCCGACCTACGCCAATGAGAGCCCATACAACTTCGAAAACACCAAACCACACTACAACAAAGTCCCTCCTACGCAAACCAACACAAAAACTGACGTTGTACAACAACATGTCCACCATCACTACGTACACAGTGACGGCGACAAAGAACCTAAAGTGATCATCAAGCCAGTTGCCATACCGGTTGGGTCCATAGGACACCTAGGCGCTCAATCTCTCTCCCAGCAACAGACCGACATAATAACCGCGGGTGGTGGTGATTACAGCGGATTTAGCTCTGGTGGCTTCAAACCTATGACCGATGGTTTTTCACCTGTAAACAAACCAGTGTATGAAACCGACACAATATATGGCTCTCAATACGGCAACAGCAATGGTAACAAAGGAAACAGCTTTTTATCTCAGTCTCTGCCAAACCAATACTCCAACACTGATTTTGGTGCCCAGAAATACGGCAACACCTTAGGTGCATTTTCCTCTCACAACAACGAATTTTATAAGAAGGAACTGCACGTAGGATCTGGTAACAATTTATACCAACAAGGTCCAGCTACTTTTGGACAGGGTAACTCTTATCAGGAGAACTACCATGAAGCCAAAGCCCAAGGATTTGAATGTGTCTGTGTCAACTACGACCAATGTCCCAGCCAAGAGATCATTGGCCGCAGAGATGATTTGTACCTGCCTATCGATCCGCGTAACAAAGGTAGTGAGATAGCTGCTCTTACTGAAGAACAACTAGACAACATCACCAGGGCTGACGCTTCAGAAACTAAAACTGAAACAACTACGACTGAAGCCAGCGTTAAGAAAGTAAGCAAGCGTGAAACCAAGAACGAGAATGAAGACAAAATCGAAAAGGAAGCTGAACCG CGTCAAGGATATTTCGGAAACCGACCTCAAATACAACAATGCAGACCTAATCAAGTTTGCTGCCGGAAACCATTCCGTCCTCAAGCTGCCAACCGCGGTCAATGTGGCATCAGGCATTCCCAGGGCATTAATGGAAGAATCAAGACTCCTTCATACATAGATGGAGACAGTGAATTTGGAGAATACCCGTGGCAAGTGGCTATCCTAAAGAAGGATCCTAAAGAGTCTGTGTATGTTTGCGGCGGAACTTTGATTGACGGATCCCATATCATGACCGCTGCTCACTGCGTTAAATC ATACAAAGGCTTCGAGCTTCGAGTGCGCCTTGGTGAATGGGATGTTAACCATGACGTCGAATTCTTCCCTTACGTTGAGAGAGATGTACTCTCCGTCCATGTGCACCCAACGTACTACGCCGGTACCTTAGACAATGATCTCGCTATCATCAAGCTGGAGCAGCCCGTCGATTGGACTAAATACCCGCACATCAGCCCAGCTTGCCTGCCTGACAAGTACACTGACTACGCTGGCCAAAGATGCTGGACCACTGGTTGGGGCAAGGACGCTTTCGGAGACAACGGAAAATACCAGAACATATTAAAAGAAGTCGATGTCCCGATTCTATCGCACGGTGTTTGCCAGAACCAGCTAAGGCAGACGAGATTGGGATACAACTATGAATTGAACCATGGGTTCTTGTGCGCCGGTGGTGAAGAGGGCAAGGATGCATGCAAAGGTGACGGTGGTGGCCCGCTGGTGTGCGAGCACGGTGGCACTTGGCAACTGGTCGGAGTCGTGTCGTGGGGTATCGGTTGCGGTCAGCCCGGCGTACCTGGCGTCTACGTGAAAGTCGCTCACTATCTAGACTGGATCTCACAGATCACGGGAAAGTTTTCCCCCTACTAA
- the LOC134651941 gene encoding 3-phosphoinositide-dependent protein kinase 1 isoform X1, whose protein sequence is MSGLTIRVNKRGSRGSDTLLEAANRILRLLGVSSTKRGKQPSPKTKTTGEIRAPIAAAESAAESPVKMQAQPTAAANKRTANDYIFRKLIGEGCYSTVFFATDIHTGKEYAIKVCEKRQIIKEKKREYIKREKDALNMLFNVPHGFVKLYCTFQDEERLYFVLSYAKNGELLSYINKVGSFELNVAKFYAAELLMALESMHSKGIIHRDLKPENILLDENMHLQIADFGTTKILDPEEIRSTPNKTDDDQTLAENDRQRKISFVGTAQYVSPELLHNRVDTRASDLWALGCIIYQMISGLPPFRGSNEFLTFQKILKLDYEFPEGFPADAKDLVEKLLVLDYSKRIGANDTGNTYESIRNHPFFEGINWDNVWSQSPPTISPYLPGGSFEEEYPLDHLEPGLDQNQLVRLWKFDLSTSEGILTISPEERRRRLEAQERDNKWHQFVDGELILKQGLIDKRKGLFARRRMLLLTTGPRLFYVDPVNMVLKGEIPWSPKLRVEAKNFRIFLVHTPNRTYYLEDPESYALEWARVINEVRIGTYGRDTT, encoded by the exons ATGAGCGGATTGACCATCAGAGTTAATAAAAGAGGATCGAGGGGTAGTGACACTCTTCTCGAGGCAGCTAACAGGATTCTCCGACTACTCGGCGTGAGCTCCACGAAGCGCGGGAAACAGCCCTCGCCCAAAACGAAG ACGACCGGTGAAATTCGGGCGCCCATCGCGGCGGCGGAGTCGGCCGCCGAATCTCCAGTCAAGATGCAGGCGCAACCGACCGCAGCGGCCAACAAGCGCACGGCCAATGACTACATCTTCCGGAAACTGATTGGCGAGGGTTGTTACAGCACCGTGTTCTTCGCTACAGATATTCACACTGGGAAAGAATATGCAA TTAAAGTTTGCGAGAAACGTCAGATTATTAAAGAAAAGAAGAGGGAGTACATAAAGAGAGAGAAAGATGCTTTGAACATGCTGTTCAATGTGCCACACGGTTTTGTCAAATTATATTGTACTTTCCAAGATGAAGAACGATTGTACTTTGTGTTGTCTTATGCCAAGAATGGTGAATTGTTGTCTTATATAAATAAGGTTGGCTCTTTCGAGCTAAATGTAGCTAAATTTTATGCCGCTGAGCTCTTAATGGCCTTAGAAAGCATGCACTCTAAAGGAATCATCCACCGAGACTTAAAACCAGAAAACATTTTATTGGACGAGAATATGCACTTACAAATTGCGGACTTCGGTACAACAAAAATTTTGGACCCAGAAGAGATTCGTTCAACACCTAACAAGACTGATGATGACCAGACGTTGGCAGAGAATGACAGACAGAGAAAGATAAGTTTTGTCGGAACCGCACAATACGTAAGCCCGGAACTGCTGCATAACCGCGTGGACACGCGCGCCTCGGACCTCTGGGCCTTGGGCTGCATTATCTACCAGATGATCTCAGGACTGCCTCCATTCCGTGGCTCCAATGAGTTCCTTACCTTCCAGAAAATACTTAAATTGGACTACGAGTTCCCCGAAGGCTTTCCCGCCGACGCAAAAGACTTAGTTGAGAAGCTTTTAGTTTTGGATTATTCCAAGAGGATTGGAGCTAACGATACGGGAAATACCTATGAAAGCATACGAAACCATCCATTCTTCGAAGGGATTAACTGGGATAATGTCTGGTCTCAGTCACCGCCAACTATATCCCCATATTTGCCAGGCGGTTCTTTCGAAGAAGAATATCCTCTGGATCACTTAGAGCCCGGCTTAGACCAAAACCAACTTGTGCGCCTGTGGAAGTTCGACTTATCTACCTCAGAAG gAATCTTAACCATCAGTCCGGAAGAAAGGCGTCGTAGACTCGAAGCCCAAGAACGCGACAATAAATGGCACCAGTTCGTCGACGGCGAGCTGATTCTAAAGCAAGGACTCATCGATAAGAGGAAGGGGTTGTTCGCGCGCCGGCGCATGCTTCTGCTGACCACCGGCCCGCGGCTCTTCTACGTGGACCCCGTCAACATGGTGCTCAAAGGAGAGATCCCTTGGTCACCGAAGTTGCGCGTGGAAGCAAAGAACTTTAGAATATTTTTAGTTCACACG CCAAACCGCACATACTACCTAGAGGACCCAGAATCATACGCCCTCGAGTGGGCGCGGGTGATCAACGAAGTCCGCATCGGCACGTACGGGCGCGACACAACTTAA
- the LOC134652464 gene encoding uncharacterized protein LOC134652464: protein MLLQRLIGLAGYGGNGGQSNKQVQPTFGVSFGLPQPSHGGYPINPFNSNPLQNPYGPALNSGGLNLGLVSVNPLLAVQVTKNDYGEKIVKPFVNLHVTPNEHVVNKIGTLFHEKKQYLLNKHEHYHHFNPHHHEYYHHKPALHYSPHIPHGPHYEPHGPHYGPHGPSYEPHFPRPPHSTFGPTYSPHYGYAEAGYFKQNQFNAPPTAAAGDDDYYDDDNINHNEGADFHNPYDNGYDSYGFGRTANASVDRMQGKYAGRYGYSRSLSLPNGPGANRGSQTVRFPENRKKREVTVEQSKSERIEEVTLPHSSSSL, encoded by the coding sequence ATGTTACTGCAGCGCCTCATTGGACTGGCCGGCTACGGCGGCAATGGCGGCCAAAGCAACAAACAAGTGCAGCCCACGTTTGGTGTTTCTTTTGGGTTGCCCCAGCCTTCCCATGGTGGTTACCCCATCAATCCTTTTAACTCAAATCCTCTCCAGAACCCTTATGGTCCAGCTTTAAACAGCGGCGGTCTTAACCTAGGCCTCGTTTCCGTTAATCCGTTGCTAGCCGTACAAGTTACTAAAAATGATTACGGTGAAAAGATAGTTAAACCCTTTGTAAACTTGCACGTAACACCTAATGAACATGTTGTCAATAAAATTGGCACGTTGTTCCATgagaaaaaacaatatttattaaataagcacgAACATTATCACCATTTCAATCCTCACCATCATGAGTATTATCACCATAAACCTGCACTGCACTATAGTCCCCACATACCACACGGACCCCATTACGAACCGCATGGACCCCACTATGGACCGCACGGACCTTCTTACGAACCCCATTTCCCGCGCCCACCACATAGTACTTTCGGGCCAACCTATTCTCCCCACTATGGTTATGCTGAGGCCggttattttaaacaaaatcaaTTTAATGCTCCGCCTACAGCGGCAGCTGGTGATGATGACTATTATGATGATGACAATATTAATCATAATGAAGGGGCCGACTTCCATAATCCCTATGATAATGGATATGACAGTTACGGGTTCGGAAGAACCGCCAATGCTAGTGTTGATAGAATGCAAGGAAAATATGCAGGCCGCTATGGATACTCTCGTTCCCTTTCCCTTCCTAACGGTCCTGGGGCAAACCGGGGAAGCCAAACAGTCAGATTTCCTGAGAATAGAAAGAAGAGGGAAGTCACTGTTGAGcaatctaaaagcgaaagaatCGAAGAGGTAACCCTTCCTCATTCCTCCTCCAGTTTATAA
- the LOC134652466 gene encoding uncharacterized protein LOC134652466 — MAGKGTDRRGKSKDTKPIADVEPTANFALPDNLPADEVDYPVLITRKVTANWNEILEESQQFKDEIEEYMQRQQEPVLKSPFKKTETDYIKNEVFVCLIPALEETLIKAKIWQALRTEKCFFNGIDWIVQHLWNNNPRYPQRAYSPQHLFNMGWVRKLLKERPRPYFPKSWLWPNDYAATMIQKTVRQYFVQREDDVQEMRDFWRKLKLERTQYPEMDVNPLLARQFASTRSIPKK, encoded by the exons ATGGCCGGCAAAGGAACCGATCGCAGGGGAAAATCAAAGGACACCAAGCCAATAGCCGATGTAGAACCGACTGCAAATTTTGCTCTGCCCGATAACTTACCCGCGGACGAAGTGGACTACCCAGTCCTCATCACTAGGAAGGTCACTGCTAACTGGAACGAGATACTGGAGGAGAGCCAGCAGTTTAAAGATGAGATTGAGGAGTACATGCAACGGCAGCAGGAGCCAGTTCTGAAGTCGCcgttcaaaa AAACAGAAACTGATTACATTAAGAATGAAGTATTCGTTTGCCTCATACCAGCATTAGAAGAAACTCTTATAAAAGCCAAGATTTGGCAAGCTTTACGGACAGAAAAATGCTTCTTCAATGGCATAGATTGGATAGTTCAG CACCTGTGGAACAACAACCCCCGCTACCCTCAGCGTGCTTACAGCCCTCAACATTTGTTCAATATGGGCTGGGTTAGAAAGCTATTGAAAGAACG GCCCCGGCCATACTTCCCGAAGTCGTGGCTGTGGCCAAACGACTACGCCGCCACAATGATCCAAAAGACAGTCCGCCAGTACTTTGTGCAACGCGAGGACGACGTGCAAGAGATGAGAGACTTCTGGAGG AAACTGAAACTGGAGCGCACGCAATACCCAGAAATGGATGTGAACCCATTGCTTGCACGTCAATTTGCCTCAACAAGGTCTATccctaagaaataa
- the LOC134652465 gene encoding uncharacterized protein LOC134652465, translated as MTSTVIKYVGRTTNFKGKSLWEIVGSLKGFGVGRYIVRSVFERYPEPSFMKIVKVETCPDEERRRVRVWVEKTFRGKKLDKLTEIYRTSYKPDYKLIPKNEEAKLLAALEELNKQPEVILPNTIEMPPLMKKFIVKDHEKKGLEVMKEFTMPLSYNHTPNRIARIAQPGEKPTVQFSMGIGQPASPSLYKGVPLNTH; from the exons ATGACTTCAactgtaataaaatatgttggGAGGACCACTAACTTTAAGGGCAAATCTTTATGGGAAATTGTTGGCAGCCTGAAAGGATTCGGAGTCGGTAGATACATCGTGAGATCGGTTTTTGAGCGCTATCCTGAGCCCAGTTTCATGAAAATAGTTAAAGTTGAAACTTGTCCTGATGAG GAACGCCGTAGAGTAAGGGTCTGGGTGGAAAAAACGTTCAGAGGGAAGAAGTTAGACAAGCTTACAGAAATATACAGAACATCATACAAACCTGATTACAAACTCATTCCGAAGAACGAAGAAGCTAAGTTGCTTGCTGCTTTGGAAGAATTGAATAAGCAGCCAGAAGTGATTCTCCCCAATACTATTGAAATGCCGCCATTGATGAAGAAGTTTATTGTCAAGGACCATGAGAAAAAGGGCCTTGAG GTTATGAAAGAGTTCACAATGCCACTCAGCTACAACCACACTCCGAACAGAATTGCCAGGATCGCCCAACCAGGCGAGAAGCCCACAGTGCAATTCTCCATGGGTATCGGCCAGCCTGCCAGTCCCTCACTCTACAAGGGGGTACCTCTAAACACCCACTAG